The Staphylococcus saprophyticus subsp. saprophyticus ATCC 15305 = NCTC 7292 genome contains the following window.
GTTGGATCAACAAAATCTTTATAGTCAGGTGTGTTAAATAATTTATGTTCTTTGACTAAATGAGTGATTTTATTATAGCCTTCTTTTTCAATTGTTAAATCTCCATAAGAAGTCCAATCTGCTGATTGTTTTAAAACTTTTTTATCTTGTTTAAAATGTTTACTCATGACTTCTACGCTTTGCTTTTTATTGTTCATTTTATAACCAGCTTTTTTATAATCAGTCATAAAAGCTTGTGCTGTATGATGGTGTTGATTGATTAAATCCTCTCTGAGCACAAGTGCACAGCAATATGCATCAGGTATCACATCGCTACCATGTTTTAGCGTATGTCCTTTGCCTAGTTTTTCTCCTAAGGCACCAAAAGGTTCAGCTACTGAGTATCCTGAAATACGATTTTCACTTAAAGCTGCGGGCATTTCTGCAGGTGCCATTTCATGATAACTAAAGGTATCAGAGTCTAAATGAAGTTGTTTTCGCATTTCTTCTAATAGTAGGTAATGTGTCGAATACCGATGTGGTATCGCAAAGCTATAATCTTCGTGATTATGGAAGTCTGAAATTGTTTCGTTATTTTGTCCCATAATGACATTACCTTCGTGATGGCCTAGAGCAACTGCTTTAATATTTGAACCTTTCTCTTTAGATTTCATCGCAAGTTCGATTAAGGTAGATGCACCATCGATTTTGCCACTATTTAAAGCGTCCATCAGGTCAGGCCAATTATTAAATCTTACTAGTTCTAAGTTGTAATTCGCGTTTTTGGTTTGTTGCTGTATTTGTTGGGTCATCATCAAGTTTGCTGAATGTGTAATAGGTAAATAACCAATTTTTATAGTTTCTTTTTTATCGGATTGTTTTTGACTATTACTTTGTGTACAAGCAGAAAGTAATACTAGGAATATTAGAGAAAGGATTAATAATTTTTTCAATATGCTGCCTCCTTATAAATAATATTCCGGTTCTGCCATATAATGATTTAAGGCAAACTTTTCCATGATAGTATTACGGATATTTAATAAATGGCTATCATTGCGATTACGAGGATGTGATTGCTTAATCTTATATTGATCGATAATTTCACAACCCTCTCCAAGTAAAATAATATTGTCAGAAAGATATAATGCTTCATCTATATCATGTGTGACAAGAATAATAGTAGCGTCAGTTTGATGCTTTAATTGAATCAATTGATCTTGTAGTTTATAACGGGTAAATGCATCTAAAGCACCAAGTGGTTCATCCATTAAAATAACTTTCGGTTGATGTACTTGTGCTCTACAAAGTGCAACACGTTGTTTCATCCCACCAGATAATGATTCAGGGAATGCTGAGCCTTT
Protein-coding sequences here:
- a CDS encoding ABC transporter ATP-binding protein, which produces MIHINRVHHQFGENTVINDFELNIDKGEIITFIGKSGCGKSTLLNIIGGFLTPSSGSVNINGQIKQTPSPDCLMIFQHHNLFPWKNIYDNIRIGLNKRMSNEEINHHLKSVDLNNKGSAFPESLSGGMKQRVALCRAQVHQPKVILMDEPLGALDAFTRYKLQDQLIQLKHQTDATIILVTHDIDEALYLSDNIILLGEGCEIIDQYKIKQSHPRNRNDSHLLNIRNTIMEKFALNHYMAEPEYYL
- a CDS encoding ABC transporter substrate-binding protein; the encoded protein is MKKLLILSLIFLVLLSACTQSNSQKQSDKKETIKIGYLPITHSANLMMTQQIQQQTKNANYNLELVRFNNWPDLMDALNSGKIDGASTLIELAMKSKEKGSNIKAVALGHHEGNVIMGQNNETISDFHNHEDYSFAIPHRYSTHYLLLEEMRKQLHLDSDTFSYHEMAPAEMPAALSENRISGYSVAEPFGALGEKLGKGHTLKHGSDVIPDAYCCALVLREDLINQHHHTAQAFMTDYKKAGYKMNNKKQSVEVMSKHFKQDKKVLKQSADWTSYGDLTIEKEGYNKITHLVKEHKLFNTPDYKDFVDPTLYKEG